The sequence below is a genomic window from Anaerocolumna chitinilytica.
GCATTTTCATCCGGATAAATCAGACCTTCCATATAATTATCCGTATATCTTAATACAGAACCTGCCATATATTCCGCTATTACATCGCTTTGTTTATCTGATAACTCTGTTAGCTGCGCACAGCCTGTCAATAATAAACCACATGCCATAACCAGCGCTAAGAATGTTTTTTTCATAGTTGGCTCCCATCTGCGTACTTTAGCACGCGTATATATTCAGGGGGAGTAAAAGTTAAACTTTTACTCATTGTCCTCCTTAGTAAGTATATGTGAATATATCATACCACTGTTTACAAAAATGGGCAATGAAAATTTTTAAACTTACGCTAATCTATGACAGATTTCCTATTGAGCCTTCGTATCCAATTCAAACCAGAATTCAACTCCGTTGCTATGATTAATTGCTCCGCACTTTTGATTATGTGAATCCATGATTGCCTTAACAATAGATAATCCAATACCACTTCCGCCATATTCCCTGGTTCTGGCTTTATCAACTTTATAGAATTTAATCCAGATATTCTCTAAATCTTCTTCCGGAATGGGAATACCGGTATTAAATACTGCCACTCGAACAACATCCTGTTTCTGGATAAATTTTATTTCTATAATTCTTGGATCTTCCACATGATTTAAGGCATTGCTGACATAGTTAGTAAGTACCTCTTCTATCATATACTCGTCTGCCCATACATATAAAGGTTCCGTCTGCACAAAATGCAATGTTACTTTCTTTTGTTCCATAAGAATCTCAGTTGAATGAATAACAGAAGTCACAAGGGCCGTAAGGTCAAACCGTTCGATACCCGGCTGATTGTTGCCGAACTCAATCTGATTTAAGGAGAGGAGTTTCTTAACCATGGTATTCATCTTCTGAGCTTCATCTACGATAACTTCGCAGTAAAATTCTCTGCTGTCCTCATCGTCGTTAATGTTATCTTTTAAACCTTCTGCATAGCCTTGAATAAGTGCAATAGGTGTTTTTAACTCATGGGTAACATTGGATAAGAAATCTTTTCGCATTTCATCTATCTGTACTTTATTCTGAAGATCTGAAAGTAATTCGTTATTTGCTTTCTTTAACTCGGATATGGTACTCTCCAGTCTCTCAGACAAGGTATTAATACTGCTGCCCAGTTCCCCTAACTCATCCTGTGTTTTAACATTATATTTTACATCAAAGTCCAGGTCACTCATCTTTTTTGCAATTCCGGCAAGCTGGAGAATCGGAGTTGTAAAACGTTTGCTGATCCATAGCATGACCAGAATAGAAATGGCTACTGCACCTAACCCTACATAAGCTAGAAACTGATTTGCTACTTTTACACTCTCACGCATACTCTCAAGGGTAGTAGTTAATATAATTACACTGCTCCCTTTGTCATTGGAATTTCCGACCAATACCAGATTCTTTGTATCAAGAGTAGGATCATAGTCCTCAAAAATATCATAACTCTTATTCAGTACGATACGTTTACCACCATTCGAAAAAACCAGCCGCTTGTACTGATCTATTCGTTTTTGAAGGGCATTTGGTGTATCAACCAATAAAACCCATCCATTTTTATAAAATAATCTACCGTTTGTAAATATATAAGGATAAATATTACGGTTCTCACTATATTTCATTAATTTTAAAGTTAATGTTTCTGCTAATACATCGGTGTCTTCTGTATTATCAACTACTTCTTTCAGGTCCGTATAGGTTTTCCCGAGGCTTTCTGCTTTGCTTTTGATATAATAGGACTCCAGAAATGTCCTGTTTAAGACCCATAGTATTCCTATTGTTGCAACTATCAGTATTGTAAGCGTTAAAGTAAGCTTTACCCTGATAGAATCTTTATTAAAATATGTCTTTGCCTTCTGTTTCATAACAGGTCTTACCTCATTTCCAGTCTGCCTTTTAGTCTACTTCAAATTTATAGCCCATACCCCAGATTGTTTTAATATAATCACCTTTTGCACCCATTTTGCTTCTTAGTTTCTTTACATGGGTGTCAATGGTCCTGGCATCACCGAAGTAATCATAATTCCAGACATTGTTTAGTATTCTTTCTCTAGACAATGCAACCCCTTGATTCGTAATAAAATAAGTCAGGAGTTCAAATTCCTTAAAACTTAAATCAATTGATTCATTATCAATCTTAACCATATGAGCGGCCTTATCTAACACGATACCACCAATTTCCGTCACACCCTCTTCCAGAATGTTGGTTCTTCGAAGAATTGCTTCTACTCTTGCAACAAGTATCTTGGGACTAAAAGGTTTTGAAATATATTCATCTACTCCAAGCTCGAATCCCAACAGTTCATCCTTTTCATCGCTCTTGGCAGTGAGCATGATAATAGGTACTTTAGAATACTGCCTGATTTCACGGCATACCTGCCAGCCATCCATCTTCGGCATCATAACATCCAGAATGATTAAGGATATCTCCTTCGTATTAAAAAACAAATCGACAGCCTGCTCCCCATTCTCGGCCTCATATACCTCAAAATTCTTTTTACTGAGGAAGTCCTTAACCAGTTTTCTCATTCTGCTTTCATCATCTACGACCAAAACTCTCAATTTTTCCATAATCCTCAACCTCTTTTCCGGAACTGACTTAACCTACCATTCCAATTCTATTATGTATCCGCACTTTTTCTATCTATGTAATAATTATAACAGAAATTTATGAAAAAAGTATGTTTTCAGAGATAATAATAAGGACTGTCCTCATAGGACAGTCCTTATTATTATCTCTGCTTGCTGCTGTTTCATTCAAGCTTTAAAGAGTATATTTATTCACCATATTTTGAAACAATAATCTTCTCGATAGCAACATCTGTTACAGGCTTATCATTTTCACCGGTTTTCGTTGCCGCTATGGAATCAACAACATCCATACCATCATATACTTGGCCGAAAACAGTATGAGCACGATAGAGCCAAGGGGTACCGCCAACTTTACTATAGCCTTCAATCGCATCCTCACTCAAAGTAACTCCTGTTTGCTGCGCCAGAGAATCTAGCGTGGCTTTATCATAAGTATCCTTATCCTGAACAATAAAGAACTGGCTTCCGTTCGTATCCGCGCCGCTGTTCGCCATACAAAGTGCTCCTCTGTAAGGCTGTAGATTATCTGAGAACTCATCTTTAAAGGCACCGCCCCAGATACTTTCTCCGCCAGTACCGGTTCCAGTAGGATCCCCGCCCTGAATCATAAAGTTATCTATAACCCTGTGAAAAATTAATCCATTAAAATACCCCTTTGTTGCATGGGTAGTAAAGTTCTCCACTGCCTTAGGAGCTTCTTTCTCAAAGAACTTTACATGGATGGAACCAAAATCTTTAACCACGATTTCTGCTACGGTATCTCCCTTTTTAGGTTCTGCCAGCTGTGCCTTATAACCCGCTGTTCCCGCACTAGAGCCTGTCCTTCCGTTTCTTATCGCAGCGCCTATCCCTACTACAGCAATCAGGATAATTAAAACAACTAAAATTGTAATCTGATTTTTTTTCATATTGTACTGTTTCCCTTCCTCTTATTGACTCCCGTTAGCAGCGAAAATTATTGTAATACCAAAGCTTTCGCTGTTCTGTTCTTCCCTATTATTCTAAAAGAAGCAATTAATTCAATCTGCCTCTTCCTCAAGAATTTATGATAACACAGCAGAAGCTTTCCGTCAATTTTCCTAGATATACTTTATACGACAATTTATTTAAAACTTAATCAAAATTATAATTTTACCGCCAGCTGTTTTCCAATCGCAAAAGCTTCCTGAAGGTCCAGCGGAAATTGTTCTTTTCTTACTTTTTCTTTCTCCTCTATGGAATAACGAGTAGCGTCATACTTATCATAGTCTTTGAATTGATAGGTATCACAGGACACTAATATTTTAGACTCTGCCCTTAATAATCCCCCGATAATGTTTTGGTTTTTTTCAGTTAATGTTTTATAAGCCATTTCATAGTGTTCTTTGGGAACATTCATGGTATAGATAAATGCTGAGGGAATGCTCTTCTTTAAGAGCTCTCTTTCTCCCTCCTTATAGGATAATATAGGGAAGAGAAGTCTTTCAAGAAAAGATCGTATTTCACCTGTTACATCAGAAAAATAAATCGGAGATCCAATTATTAGAGCATCACATTTTAAAATCTCCTCTAAAACATCCTTTAAATCGTCTTTTACAACGCAAAGTCCCTTGCAGTCATTCCCCTTCTTCTTACAGGCAAAACAGCTTACACAGCCTGTATATTCCAAATCATACAGATGATAAAGCTTCGTTTTTGCTCCGTTTTCTTCTGCTCCTTCTAAAGCTCGTTTTAACAGTTCTGCTGTATTTCCCTTTTTTCTTGGACTTCCATTGATTGCAATAACTTTCATATACTTTTCCTCCTTTATATGTTTGATTTGGTATTCTTACTTCTTAGCTCATTGCGATTGTTGTTTCTCCTAAATTATTGCTGCTTATCCAGCTTCAGCAGATTGGGCAGTATTGTCTTAAACATATTCTTGGGCATCTGTACTTTTAAGATAGCATAACCAAAATTTAATGAAAATGGTCTTGGATTGAAGGCCAGATATCTGGGCTGCCAATCTGTCGGTCCATACTTTAATTTAGCATGATGCAAAGCTCTAAAATCATAGGTTTGGTTCATATTTTCATAGATAAAAGTAAAAACTTTTTCCGTAAAGCTGCAGCCAGGCTCATTAGGGATATTATACAAGGGTGAAAGTCCCATATTGCCCCAAAGAACACCTTCTTCCTTCATTACCATAAAGGCATCATAAATAATTTTCTCCAATACACCTTGAGGAGCATTGCTTCTCCTTCTGGTAACATCTGCAAGATATCCCTTACCTTTCATATAAGGAAGGAATACTACGAATCCTAACATCTCTCCTTCTGTATTAATTGCATAAAAATACCTTCTGTCCATGGGTTCATTCAACCCCATACCACCAAGCATAAAGCCCATTTCCATGCCGCCTTTTTGCTGCAGCCATTCTTCTGTTATGGATTGCATCTGCTTTTCAATCAAATGATCTCTCTTCTCTTGGGGGGTATATTCAAAGACCATTATCCCTTCTTTGTTAGCATGATTAATAGCAGCTCTGACCTTTGCCGCCTTTTTTCCGGCTAAATTATACTCCTCAAGTAAAAAGCAGGCATCTTCCCCATACTTTATAATTCCGAAGCCTGCCATCTTAAGAAGGGAAGAAAATTTATCCGTTATATTAATGAATAGGGTATCATAATTATTTTTTCTGCAAAAATCAGTTATTTCCCATAAGAAAAGCAGCCCGTCTTTCTCATCGCATATCATATCCCCGCACACGGTAAATACGTCTCCTGCCAAATTGTAAGCACATACTCCTTCGATTCTGCTGCCAAAGAAATACTTTTTATCATTTTCCAGGGCCAGGTAAGCCATAGGATTATCACCGTATTTTAATACTAATTGTCGTGCTTTTTGCTTTCCTTGTTTGTTGATAATAGGGTTATATACAAGAGGCTTTAGCAATAGAAAAGCAGATGCCATAATGCATATCCAGTTAATAATTATGAGAGTGTCGCCATAAAACTTCCCTGCTTGTCCTTTCATACCTAGGCTATCGGTATCCATTAATACTAAAAGCTTTACAGAACTGTAGATGGCATCATAAATAGAGTGAATGCTCCGAATATCTGCCTTTAGCAAGAATAATCCGATGGCTGCATTAGACAGCACCAGAAAAAAGGAACATAGAATAAATCCAATGGCACGTTTAACGGTTATTCGATCACTGCTTCTTGCAAAATCCTTATAAGATGCTACCAATACCGTAAGTACAAAGATGTCTGCCAGAACTGTGTGAAAGGGAAGTACCTGGTGTCTCGCCAGATGGTAAGTTAAGCCTACCGTTAACGCAATGATTTCAATAATCCAGGCCAAACGTACTCTTTTATATAATCTGTACGCCAAGAGCAGCATAAGCGTACCGGACAGAAAGGGAAGAATCCCCC
It includes:
- a CDS encoding sensor histidine kinase, whose product is MKQKAKTYFNKDSIRVKLTLTLTILIVATIGILWVLNRTFLESYYIKSKAESLGKTYTDLKEVVDNTEDTDVLAETLTLKLMKYSENRNIYPYIFTNGRLFYKNGWVLLVDTPNALQKRIDQYKRLVFSNGGKRIVLNKSYDIFEDYDPTLDTKNLVLVGNSNDKGSSVIILTTTLESMRESVKVANQFLAYVGLGAVAISILVMLWISKRFTTPILQLAGIAKKMSDLDFDVKYNVKTQDELGELGSSINTLSERLESTISELKKANNELLSDLQNKVQIDEMRKDFLSNVTHELKTPIALIQGYAEGLKDNINDDEDSREFYCEVIVDEAQKMNTMVKKLLSLNQIEFGNNQPGIERFDLTALVTSVIHSTEILMEQKKVTLHFVQTEPLYVWADEYMIEEVLTNYVSNALNHVEDPRIIEIKFIQKQDVVRVAVFNTGIPIPEEDLENIWIKFYKVDKARTREYGGSGIGLSIVKAIMDSHNQKCGAINHSNGVEFWFELDTKAQ
- a CDS encoding response regulator transcription factor, whose protein sequence is MEKLRVLVVDDESRMRKLVKDFLSKKNFEVYEAENGEQAVDLFFNTKEISLIILDVMMPKMDGWQVCREIRQYSKVPIIMLTAKSDEKDELLGFELGVDEYISKPFSPKILVARVEAILRRTNILEEGVTEIGGIVLDKAAHMVKIDNESIDLSFKEFELLTYFITNQGVALSRERILNNVWNYDYFGDARTIDTHVKKLRSKMGAKGDYIKTIWGMGYKFEVD
- a CDS encoding peptidylprolyl isomerase — protein: MKKNQITILVVLIILIAVVGIGAAIRNGRTGSSAGTAGYKAQLAEPKKGDTVAEIVVKDFGSIHVKFFEKEAPKAVENFTTHATKGYFNGLIFHRVIDNFMIQGGDPTGTGTGGESIWGGAFKDEFSDNLQPYRGALCMANSGADTNGSQFFIVQDKDTYDKATLDSLAQQTGVTLSEDAIEGYSKVGGTPWLYRAHTVFGQVYDGMDVVDSIAATKTGENDKPVTDVAIEKIIVSKYGE
- a CDS encoding flavodoxin family protein yields the protein MKVIAINGSPRKKGNTAELLKRALEGAEENGAKTKLYHLYDLEYTGCVSCFACKKKGNDCKGLCVVKDDLKDVLEEILKCDALIIGSPIYFSDVTGEIRSFLERLLFPILSYKEGERELLKKSIPSAFIYTMNVPKEHYEMAYKTLTEKNQNIIGGLLRAESKILVSCDTYQFKDYDKYDATRYSIEEKEKVRKEQFPLDLQEAFAIGKQLAVKL
- a CDS encoding bifunctional lysylphosphatidylglycerol flippase/synthetase MprF, whose product is MKTFIKRLLQNITMVLLILVALKDIAIALPIRRHSGLHHMIIGIQAPSQMQPRGILPFLSGTLMLLLAYRLYKRVRLAWIIEIIALTVGLTYHLARHQVLPFHTVLADIFVLTVLVASYKDFARSSDRITVKRAIGFILCSFFLVLSNAAIGLFLLKADIRSIHSIYDAIYSSVKLLVLMDTDSLGMKGQAGKFYGDTLIIINWICIMASAFLLLKPLVYNPIINKQGKQKARQLVLKYGDNPMAYLALENDKKYFFGSRIEGVCAYNLAGDVFTVCGDMICDEKDGLLFLWEITDFCRKNNYDTLFINITDKFSSLLKMAGFGIIKYGEDACFLLEEYNLAGKKAAKVRAAINHANKEGIMVFEYTPQEKRDHLIEKQMQSITEEWLQQKGGMEMGFMLGGMGLNEPMDRRYFYAINTEGEMLGFVVFLPYMKGKGYLADVTRRRSNAPQGVLEKIIYDAFMVMKEEGVLWGNMGLSPLYNIPNEPGCSFTEKVFTFIYENMNQTYDFRALHHAKLKYGPTDWQPRYLAFNPRPFSLNFGYAILKVQMPKNMFKTILPNLLKLDKQQ